Below is a window of Nitrospirota bacterium DNA.
TCTGTGCGGCAGCCACTTTGCCCCGGTTATGCAAAAAGACGTTCATGTTGGCATCCATAATCATGAAATTAAGAAAGATCTCTATACTCCTCATCTGCCCAGCGGTCTGAACTACATTCCAATTTGGATTTAGTTTGTAAGGATCAAGAAGACAAAGCGCCCTGTGATAGTCTTCATAGCGGCACTGTGGAAAAACTTGATCCAGCAGAATAGAGTTACAATCGCCATGATAAACTGTCACATCGGATCGCCCTGCAGCAAGTTTCTGAAGACTATCAGCTCGTTTCCTATGGAGGTCAATAAAGTGATAGTGGGAAAAACCCGGCTGTAGATTAAGTGCAATTGATGGACTTCCTTCGATTTCCTGGCCAGAAGTTTTGGAAATGTGCATACCGATACCGGCAAATCCATCTATGTAGGAATAATGGTTGATATGCCTCTGTTGGCTGAGAATTGAAGCATAGGCATCCGAGTAATCACGGAGGATACTCAGCTTTATCTCAGTCCAATAACCAACGACATCGAGACCTGCTTCAGGCATAGGAAACTCCTTCACTGAAAAGATGGTATTGATAGTTAATTTTCCTGAGAATAAAGTATCAGGATGAGATTTTGCTGTCAATAGAGATATAGCTTTCCTAAATATAGCTTGTTTGAAAAAGAGGTGTGAGTTGATATATCGGGAAGGTTTGTGTTAGCATTCAGGTCAGCGTCATGAAGATTGCACTTATTATTCCCAGAAACGGATTGGAAAATGAACCAAGTTTTTACGACTTAAAGTTCGTATCGTCTTTCCTGTTTTCCAGAAAATATTTTTCATACCTTTTAGCTATACCGACACTGGTATCGCTGACCCCGCCAGGACATGATATACGTGTGTTTGATGAGAACATAGAAGATATTGACTATAATTGGGATGCGGCCCTTGTCGGGATTAGTGTCAGGACTATGTTTGCACCGAGGGCGTATGAAATAGCGGATAATTTCAGAAAAAGAGGTATCAAAACAGTACTGGGGGGGATTCATCCCTCCTTTTGCCCGGACGAGGCCATTGAACATGCTGATGCAGTTGTTGTCGGTGAGGCTGAAGGCATCTGGCCGGAACTTCTGCAGGATGTCCAGAATGGCATACTCAGAAAGATATATAAGGCAGATGGTTATGCCGGTCTCGCTTCTTCATCAGGGGCTGTCCGATCTCTTATGTCCCGGAATCGTTATTTAGCCGACATTGTGCAAACAACAAAAGGGTGTCCCTATTCCTGTGAATTCTGCTCAGTCTATGCCTTTGACGGCCAGAAGATCAGGAACAAACCGATTGACATTGTTTTAAGGGAGCTTAGGGATATTCATGGGACAGATGCACAATTCAAGAAAAAGTCTATTTTCTTTGCCGACGACAATATCATTGCCAATAAGAAGTATGCCATTGAACTATTCAGGGCGCTTCAAACATACAAATTAAACTGGTCATGCCAGGCATCAATTAATATCTCACAAGACGATGACCTCCTGAGGTTAATGAAAGATAGCGGATGCGGTTCGATTCTGATTGGCCTCGAATCGGTCTCATCACAAAACCTGACACGTATGAACAAAAAAATAAACCTTAGATTCAATTACCTGGATGCTATTAAGAAGATACAATCATTCGGCATCCTTGTTCATGGATCCTTTATCCTTGGCAGTGACTTTGATGATCTGTCGGCCTTTGATGAACTCATCCATTTTATCAAAGAGGCAAGGCTCCTAATGCCTCTGATCAATATCCTTACTCCCTTTCCGGGAACGGAGTTACACAAACGCATGGATGCCGAGGGACGCATATTACACAAAGACTGGAGCAGGTATGACGCCCGGCATGTTGTGTTTAAACCTGCACTGATGAGTCCTGAAGAGCTGACAGAGGGTTATAAAAAGGTTATAAGAGAAGTCTATTCTTTTGAAAGCATTTACAGCAACCTTCAATATTACTGGGGTTTGGATTTCTGGAGTCATTCCAATAAAGTGGACCCCATCCGATTCAAATTCCGTGTGCTTTTTGCGGCAAGATTATTTACATTGA
It encodes the following:
- a CDS encoding B12-binding domain-containing radical SAM protein, whose product is MKIALIIPRNGLENEPSFYDLKFVSSFLFSRKYFSYLLAIPTLVSLTPPGHDIRVFDENIEDIDYNWDAALVGISVRTMFAPRAYEIADNFRKRGIKTVLGGIHPSFCPDEAIEHADAVVVGEAEGIWPELLQDVQNGILRKIYKADGYAGLASSSGAVRSLMSRNRYLADIVQTTKGCPYSCEFCSVYAFDGQKIRNKPIDIVLRELRDIHGTDAQFKKKSIFFADDNIIANKKYAIELFRALQTYKLNWSCQASINISQDDDLLRLMKDSGCGSILIGLESVSSQNLTRMNKKINLRFNYLDAIKKIQSFGILVHGSFILGSDFDDLSAFDELIHFIKEARLLMPLINILTPFPGTELHKRMDAEGRILHKDWSRYDARHVVFKPALMSPEELTEGYKKVIREVYSFESIYSNLQYYWGLDFWSHSNKVDPIRFKFRVLFAARLFTLIGYKKPDRTKFIIKIFPKLFDQRVRLSTVLTLMTYNDFAYSV
- the tcmP gene encoding three-Cys-motif partner protein TcmP, with product MTAKSHPDTLFSGKLTINTIFSVKEFPMPEAGLDVVGYWTEIKLSILRDYSDAYASILSQQRHINHYSYIDGFAGIGMHISKTSGQEIEGSPSIALNLQPGFSHYHFIDLHRKRADSLQKLAAGRSDVTVYHGDCNSILLDQVFPQCRYEDYHRALCLLDPYKLNPNWNVVQTAGQMRSIEIFLNFMIMDANMNVFLHNRGKVAAAQIERMRSFWGDDSWEQAGYTTEPGLFGDIESKASNEDIVKAYRKRLQEVAGFKYVPEPLPMRNSNGAVIYYLFFASHNSTGDKIARSIFKKYKDKGIIHGR